TGAGCGAATCATTGTGGGGGCGCCCCTTCTATCCTGCTGAGTCAGATTATGTTTTCTCGCCGCAAGCTTTGAATTCAGCGCCAGTTCTAGTTGTCGTTTGTCGGAATCGAAAATGAAATGAAAAAAGGCCTTGTAAGTGTAATTATTCCGAATTACAACTATGCCAAGTTTATCCAACGAACTATCAAGAGCGTCTTGGCACAGACCTATTCGAATATCGAGATTATTGTTATCGATGACGGATCAACTGACGGGTCCCTAAGAGTCTTAGAAGAGTTCGGTGACAAGGTGATGACGATAGTTCAAAACAATCAGGGAGTATCGAGGGCTCGAAACCGCGGATTCGAAGCCTCGTCAGGCGAGTTTATTGCTTTTCTTGATGCAGACGACCTGTGGTTACCCCAAAAAATCGAGCGACAGATCAGTTGTTTTCAAGAAGACGAGATGCTCGGATTTGTTCATTGTTCAATGACTCTAATTGGTCCGAATGAGGAGCCTATTGCCGACATCACAAATGGCAGTTCCGGATTCATCGCAGACGCATTCTTACGATTTGAAGGCGAAGGTGCTGTCGTCGGAGCCGGAAGCACGGGAATCGTGCGCAGGGTAGTATTTTCCGAAGTTGGCGGGTTCGATCCAGAAATGTCGACCGCTGCGGACTGGGACTTTTGTTATCGAATAGCTAGACGGCATAAGGTAGGATTCGTTACCGATCCGTTGGTCTTGTACCGTGTGCACAATTCGAACATGCACAACAACATCAGGGCTATGGAACACGATATGATCATTGGTTTCAAGAAAGCGTTCACGGAAGAAAGTGGCATCGACAAAATCCGGTGTTATGGCAATCTATATCGTGTATTGGCCGGGTCATACTTTCGGGCGGGTATGTATAGCGATTTTTTGCGGAATGCCGCAAAGAGCCTTTGGTACCGGCCGTCAGGGATCGGATATTTTGCTGCGTTTCCACTTAGGAGGTTTAGAAAGACGGGTTGAAGTCCGCACTTCATACATGGCGAAGACGCTTTACATTTGCTATTTCGGGGTGCGTGAGCCTCTGGTCCAGACGCAGGTTTTGCCGTATCTGCGAGAGCTGATGAAGGTTGGGATCGGAGAAGATGCGGGGTCTATTCTTCCGATGGACGTCTCGCTTCTTACATTTGAACCATTCCGCGAGGCGGAGAACCTGGCCGAATTCGCGGTCCTCCGCGAAAAGTTGGCGGCCGAGGGAATAGCTTGGGAGTGGCTTCCGTATCATAAATGGCCGTCGGCGGCGGCGACAGCGTGGGACATATTGAGGGGTACGATTCGCGTTTGGCGTATGCATCGGCGCTCTGTATTCGACGTCTTTCATTGCCGAGTGCATGTGCCGGCGCTGATCGGCAACCTCGCACGAAAATTCTTACTTAACAAACCGAAAGTCCTTTTCGACGTTCGGGGCCTTTTCCCGGAGGAGTACACGGACGCCGGTATTTGGCCAAGGGACGGGATTCTCTTCAAAATAGCGAAAAAGATTGACAAATGGTTAATGAGAAAGTCCGACGGATTTGTTGTTCTTACTGACAACGCGGCATTTACTGTTTCCCGAGAGTATCGTCACCGGCAGGGATGCGTTTGGGCGACCAGTTGTGACAATACCATGTTGTGTGGATCAGAAACGATTTGAGGGAGCAAATGATCGTACCCGTTCAGAAGTTCGCGAAGCAATGGGCATAAATGGTCGAAACGTCGCCGCATACCTAGGTTCGTTTGGCGGGTGGTATATGAGCGACGAAATGTACGACTTTTTTGAAGTTGCTCGAAAACTGGATAAGAGCACGTTTCTTCTCATCCTGACCCAACGCAACAAAGAAGTAGTAGCCTCTAGAATCAAAGAACTGGGTTTCGACGATAGAGACGTTTTTGTCGAGGGCGTGGAGCCAAACGAAGTGCCCAGATATCTGGTCGCGGCCGACTATGCGGTTTCGTTCATTTTGCCGTGTTATTCTAAAAGAGGATCATCTCCGACGAAGGTGGCAGAATACTTGGCTTGCGGGCTTCCGGTAGTTTCGAATCGCGGAATCGGAGACATCGACGAATTGATCGAGGCGGATAGCGTCGGTGCTTTATTAGAAAGGTTTGACGATAGCAGTTATGAACTTGCTCTCCAGCAGATCGAAAGCTTGATCTCGGATCCCGGTCATCGCGAACGATGTGTTGCGTCTGCGTTGGAGCGGTTCGATCTAGTGAAAGTAGGCGGCCCGCGGTATCGCGAGATCTATCGAAAATTGTTGACCAGATCATGAAGCGAATCGCGGCGTTCGTGCCAAACAAACTCGGAGTATCACCCGGTCAGCGGGTCAGAATCGAAGCATGGACCCGCATTTGCAAGAATTTGGTTGGCAGATAGATTGGTACCCATTTGAAGACGACGCGCTACACGAGCTGCTTTACAAACCGGGCAGATCTGTAGCGAAAGCAAAGCTCATCGCTTCGAACTACATCAGGCATTTGGGAACGGTTTTGAACGGATTGGAATGCGACGGGTTGTTCATTTATCGAGAAGCTGCCTTGATCGGACCTGCATTGTTGGAGAGACGGCTAAAGCAACTTCGGGTGCCGATGATATACGACATTGACGATCCGATCTTTTTGCCCTACAAAAGCCCCGTGAACAGTTGGGGTAGCCTGCTCAAGTTCTCGCGAAAGACCCACTCGCTTTTCAAAATGAGCGATCGCGTTATTTCAATAAACAACTTGATCGGCGACTATGCGCGAAAGTTCAACTCTGCAGTATCGATAGTTCCGAACTGTGTCGATACTGGCATTTACCGACCGGTACGGAAGGACAGAACCGCACGACCAAAGATCGTATGGACCGGCAGCGTTAGTACACTTCAGAATCTGCAGAGTGTTGCCGGCCCACTACGAGCGGTACAGGCTGAATACGGTTGTGAAATAATTGTCATTGCAAATGGCGAGACCGAAGTCGACGGGGTTGACATAGAGTACCGTTCGTGGTCGCCAGAGGTCGAGATTTCGAGCCTGCAGGAATGTGATATCGGCATCGTTCCCTTACTTGATCTGGATTGGAACCCATGGAAGTTCTTTCTGAAGACAGTTCAGTACCTTGCAGCTGGACTTCCGGTGGTAGCAAGGCGGATCGGATCGAACAGCGAAGTTATTCAAGACGGTGTGAATGGATTTTTGGTTGATAATGAGGAAGGGTGGTTCGATCGTCTGGGTCAGTTAATAAACGACCCCGCCTTGCGACAACGGATGAGCAATGCGGCCCGGAAATCAGCATTGGCCGAGTATTCTTTGGATTCACAGATACCGCGTGTCGCCAGTATTTTTCGGGAAGTGTATGGAGGTAATGATTGAGTAGCTACAACATTTTAGTTACCGGCGGGGCCGGTTTTATCGGGTCGCATTTGGTAGATGCATTGGTAGAACGAGGACATTGCGTTCGGATCCTGGATTCGATCGTTGAGCAGGTGCATATTGGCGGCAAGGTTCCGGAGCACTTGAATCCGAACGCGGAGTTTATACGTGCGGACGTTTGCGATGCCGATGCGGTGGCCAAGGCTCTGGACGGCATTGAGGTGGTCTATCACGAAGCGGCCGAGGTCGGCGTCGGACAATCGATGTACGAGATCGTCCGCTACGTGAAGGCGAACGATCTGGGTACGGCCGTTTTGCTTGAGGAAATGATCAAGCGGAAAGATCAGTTCAAGAAGCTGATCGTGGCGTCGTCGATGTCGATCTACGGCGAAGGCGCTTATCGCAATCCGGCGACAGGCGAGACCGTCAACCCACAGCTTCGCTCCGACGAACAGCTTGCGGCACACGAATGGGAATTGCGCGTCGGGGATGTCGAGCTCGAGCCCGTAGGCACGACCGAAGAAAAGCCGCTTTTTCCGACCTCGGTCTACGCGGTCTCGAAACAAGACCAGGAACAATATTGTTTGGCGGTCGGCCGAGCTTACAAGATCCCGACCGTTGCTTTTCGCTACTTTAATGTTTACGGCACGCGGCAGGCTCTATCGAATCCTTACACCGGCGTTTGTGCGATATTTTCGTCGCGGCTGATGAACGATCAGGCTCCGATGATCTTTGAGGACGGTGAACAGTCGCGCGATTTCGTGCATGTTTCAGACATCGTCCAGGCAAATTTGCTTGCTCTCGATAATGATGCGGCTGATTACCAGGCCTTGAATGTTGGAACCGGCAGCGCGACCTCTGTACGCGAGATCGCTCAGCTTTTGGCAAAGGGACTCGGAAAGGAGATCGAGCCTGAGATCGTCGGTAAATATCGTGAAGGTGACATCAGACACTGCGTTTCTGACATTGCAAGGGCGCGTGACGTTTTGAAATACCAGCCAAAGGTTGACCTTGAAACAGGTTTGGCGGAACTGCTGGATTGGGTCCGAAGTGAAAATCCCAGTGATCGAGTACAGTCGGCGAGAGCTGAACTTGTAATGAGGAATCTAGTGAAGGGGTGAGATTCTCATGAGTTTGCTCGATTCAACAAAAAGTGTTTTGACTGGTCCGAACGGTGTGAAATGGCAGGCTGCTGAAACTGAATGTCCCTTGTGTAAATCCAACGACCATCGACTTATCGGCTTTCGCGGTGGTTTGTACCATCGCGACAAGCTTGGGGTCGAATCTAGGGTTGTTCAGTGTCGGCAATGTGAGCTTTATTACGCGGATCCCGTTCTACTCCCACTTTCAAATCCGTATGCGGCCGAAGGCGAGTATTTTATCAATCACGACCGAAGTTGGAAGGTCGATCAGGGAGCGGAATTGGCGAATCGGGTTGAAAGCATCATTGGACGCAAGGGGAGAATAATTGAACCGGCTTGTGGAACCGGTGATTTTTTGCTCGGCGCGCAACGGGTGGGTTGGGAAGTTCGCGGCGTGGAAATGACGCAGTCATTTGTGAGCGAAGGGCACAAAAACGGATTGGATATTGAATATGCATCGGTCGAACAAAGTAAATATCTTGACGAAGAGTACGACGCGATCTTCATGTTAGCGATGCTTGAGCACTTGTACGATCCGATTAGTATGCTCAGAAAAGCAAATTCCGCTTTGAAGACAGGCGGAATTGCCGTCATCAACGTTCCGAATGAAGTGACTTCCTTGGTAAACACGCTGGGCAACGTTTATGTAAAAGGTACATATGGGAGCAAATGGACCATGAGTCTGAGCCCAACGTTTTCGCCGTATCACGTAGTTGGGTTTTCACCAAGTTCCTTACGAACTGCTCTTGAAATGACCGGCTTTGAAGTTGTTGAGCTAAGAACTGATAGCGGTGTAAGTGTTCTGCCAAAGCCGAAGGGCTTGAAGCAGAGCCTTGAGAGTATCGGATTGCGGTTACTTCTGGCCGCAGGTAAGGTGGCTGACAAGTTTAACCGGGGTAATGAGATAATGTGTTGGGCGAGAAAGAGATAGAACTCGGCTTCATTTCACTTTCCGCCGAAATAGCTCAATTGTCCGTTAGGACCACGAGTTCGAAATTCGCAGCAAGCAATTTGAAATTTTAACACGAACTCGTTCGGTTGAGCGTTATTGAAATTTGAGACTCTACTCGGTTTCGGTCGCAGTTGTCATTGTAGTATAAGGAAATGGATGTCACGACCGTTTGCAGACGGCAACTGCTGAACTGGCGGCGCACAGTTTGGTAAAGTAATTTTCTGGCAATGTATATTTTGGGACTAACAACTTTGGGGGATTCGGCCGCAGCACTGATCAAGGACGGCAAACTGGTCGCGGCGGCCGAGGAAGAGCGCTTTTCGCGAAAGAAACATCATCTCGGATTTCCGTATAAGGCGATCCGTTTCTGTCTCGACCAGGCGGGAATTGAGCTTGGGGACGTAGAGCACGTCGGGCATTATTGGAAGCCCTGGTTACTCCGCCATAAAGCGATGCAGGCACTAAAGGCGGGCCTGATCTCGCCGGCGATGTTCAAAGCACGCGCCGATCGCGGCGTAGCGCAGGTCAGCGAAAGCTACTTGGGAATGTTCAAACATCCAAAGCGGCTTAGGGAACATTTTGGTCCAAGCGATTTCAAATTTCATTATTTAGAGCACCACCAAACCCACGCTGCATCGGCTTTCTTTGTTTCACCATTTGAAACGGCGGCGATATTGACGTGGGACGGGACGGGTGAAGACACCACGACTCTCTTCTGCAAGGGGAAAGGCAACAAAATCGAGGTATTGAAACGGATCAAGCTGCCGCACAGCCTTGGGCAGTTTTACTCGGCTGTTACCAACTATATCGGATTCGATATGTTTGCCGGCGACGAGTGGAAAGTGATGGGGCTCGCGGCATACGGCAAACCGCGACATTACGATTTCTTTCGCGAAAAGGTCCTTACCACGAACGGACGTGGCGATTTTAAGTTCAATATAAAGGTTCTTGACCATCATCTGGCAAAACACTATCAGTTTCCTGATGCGATCATCAAAGAGCTTGGGCCGGCCAGAGAGCCGGGTGCGGAACTGACAGAACATCACTGGGACATTGCCTGTTCTGCGCAGAAAGCCGTCGAAGAAACGGCCATTTACCTTGCGAAACAGTTGAAGGAAATGACAGGTGAAGAGAATCTATGCATGGCCGGCGGCGTCGCGTTCAATTCGGTGATGAACGGCCGGATCTTTCACGAGACTCCATACAAGCGGTTCTACGTGCAACCGGCCGCCGGTGACGCAGGCTGTTCGCTTGGCGCGGCGTTGATGGTCTGGCATCAAAAGCTGGGCAATCCGCGCGGATTTGAAATGAATCACGCTTACTGGGGACCCGGATTCACGAACGAAGAATGCCGGGCGGCGCTTGATTCTGCCGGATTGCAATACGAAACGCTTAAGGATGATGAGTTGCTGCCGCGGTTGGCAAAGATGATCAGCGAAGGAGCGATCGTCGGTTGGTTCAACGGACGGATGGAACTCGGGCCGCGTGCATTGGGCGCTCGGAGTTTTTTGGCGGACCCGAGGCGTGAGGACATGCGTGAGATACTTAATCACAAAGTGAAGTTGCGTGAGTGGTTTCGGCCCCTAGCGCCCTCAATGCAGGAAGAGCACGGCCGCGAAGTATTTGGTGTTGAGCATCACGACCCGTTCATGATCACGGTGATCCAGGTTGCCGAGGAATATAAGGCAAGAATACCGGCGGTCGTGCATGTTGACGGAACCGCACGTCCACAAATGGTAAGCCGGAAAACTAATCCGCGGTATTGGAACCTGATCGACGAATTCAAAAAGATCACTGGCATCCCGATGCTCCTCAACACATCGTTCAACGTTCAGGAACCGATCGTCTGCACGCCAAATGACGCAATAAATACCTTTAAGAACGCGAACTTCGATGCGTTAGTTCTTGAAAATAATATTGTGTTGCGGTGAGTTGAATCAGAAGAGATTAATTAAGGATCGAACCCTATCTTCCGTATGCGAGAACGACTTCTAAGTTTTTTACGTTGCCCAGATTGTAAGTCGTCGCTATCTGCAATGACAATCGTATCAAACGATGCCGAGATTGTAGACGGACTTTTGTATTGCAAGGACAAGCACTATTTTCCCATTGTTCGCGGCATTCCCAGAATGTTGCCGAGTTCTCTCGAAGATCATTGGGCTGAGATCAAGACAAAAGTTGGTGACGAGATGTCGGAAGAGTTAGCGCTTTATTTGGACGACAAGGCCGGCGCAAGGACCCGCAAGAGTTACGACACTCGAACGAAGGTCAATTTCAGTAACGAGTGGGACAGTCACGAGATCGGCGGGAAGACTTGGACAATGGAATTGAAAGACAGGGTACAGTGGTATTTCTTGGATTCGATTCGAATAGACAAAGATGACCTTTCGGGTAAATTGATGCTGGATGCTGGTTGCGGGAACGGCAGTCAATCCGTCGCCTATTCCGAATTCGGTTTAGAGGTATTAGCTCTTGACTTAAGTACAGGTCTCGAAAAGGGCTATGCTTTCATCAACGTATATGCTAATGGAAAACCGGAAAATGTCCATTTTGTACAAGCGGATCTACAGAATCCGCCTCTTGCACCAGATCTTTTCGATATTATTCATTCTGCAGGGGTACTGCATCATACACCGAACACCGAGAAAACATTTCGAGCTCTTTGCCCTTTGCTGAAGAAAGGCGGCACTTTTTATGTATGGCTATATAAGTATGAGAAACTGGTAACTCCAATCGTCGATTCAATGCGAATCGCGACTACCC
The DNA window shown above is from Chloracidobacterium sp. and carries:
- a CDS encoding glycosyltransferase family 2 protein; this encodes MKKGLVSVIIPNYNYAKFIQRTIKSVLAQTYSNIEIIVIDDGSTDGSLRVLEEFGDKVMTIVQNNQGVSRARNRGFEASSGEFIAFLDADDLWLPQKIERQISCFQEDEMLGFVHCSMTLIGPNEEPIADITNGSSGFIADAFLRFEGEGAVVGAGSTGIVRRVVFSEVGGFDPEMSTAADWDFCYRIARRHKVGFVTDPLVLYRVHNSNMHNNIRAMEHDMIIGFKKAFTEESGIDKIRCYGNLYRVLAGSYFRAGMYSDFLRNAAKSLWYRPSGIGYFAAFPLRRFRKTG
- a CDS encoding glycosyltransferase; this translates as MGINGRNVAAYLGSFGGWYMSDEMYDFFEVARKLDKSTFLLILTQRNKEVVASRIKELGFDDRDVFVEGVEPNEVPRYLVAADYAVSFILPCYSKRGSSPTKVAEYLACGLPVVSNRGIGDIDELIEADSVGALLERFDDSSYELALQQIESLISDPGHRERCVASALERFDLVKVGGPRYREIYRKLLTRS
- a CDS encoding glycosyltransferase family 4 protein; the encoded protein is MQEFGWQIDWYPFEDDALHELLYKPGRSVAKAKLIASNYIRHLGTVLNGLECDGLFIYREAALIGPALLERRLKQLRVPMIYDIDDPIFLPYKSPVNSWGSLLKFSRKTHSLFKMSDRVISINNLIGDYARKFNSAVSIVPNCVDTGIYRPVRKDRTARPKIVWTGSVSTLQNLQSVAGPLRAVQAEYGCEIIVIANGETEVDGVDIEYRSWSPEVEISSLQECDIGIVPLLDLDWNPWKFFLKTVQYLAAGLPVVARRIGSNSEVIQDGVNGFLVDNEEGWFDRLGQLINDPALRQRMSNAARKSALAEYSLDSQIPRVASIFREVYGGND
- a CDS encoding NAD-dependent epimerase/dehydratase family protein, coding for MSSYNILVTGGAGFIGSHLVDALVERGHCVRILDSIVEQVHIGGKVPEHLNPNAEFIRADVCDADAVAKALDGIEVVYHEAAEVGVGQSMYEIVRYVKANDLGTAVLLEEMIKRKDQFKKLIVASSMSIYGEGAYRNPATGETVNPQLRSDEQLAAHEWELRVGDVELEPVGTTEEKPLFPTSVYAVSKQDQEQYCLAVGRAYKIPTVAFRYFNVYGTRQALSNPYTGVCAIFSSRLMNDQAPMIFEDGEQSRDFVHVSDIVQANLLALDNDAADYQALNVGTGSATSVREIAQLLAKGLGKEIEPEIVGKYREGDIRHCVSDIARARDVLKYQPKVDLETGLAELLDWVRSENPSDRVQSARAELVMRNLVKG
- a CDS encoding class I SAM-dependent methyltransferase, giving the protein MSLLDSTKSVLTGPNGVKWQAAETECPLCKSNDHRLIGFRGGLYHRDKLGVESRVVQCRQCELYYADPVLLPLSNPYAAEGEYFINHDRSWKVDQGAELANRVESIIGRKGRIIEPACGTGDFLLGAQRVGWEVRGVEMTQSFVSEGHKNGLDIEYASVEQSKYLDEEYDAIFMLAMLEHLYDPISMLRKANSALKTGGIAVINVPNEVTSLVNTLGNVYVKGTYGSKWTMSLSPTFSPYHVVGFSPSSLRTALEMTGFEVVELRTDSGVSVLPKPKGLKQSLESIGLRLLLAAGKVADKFNRGNEIMCWARKR
- a CDS encoding carbamoyltransferase, with protein sequence MGLTTLGDSAAALIKDGKLVAAAEEERFSRKKHHLGFPYKAIRFCLDQAGIELGDVEHVGHYWKPWLLRHKAMQALKAGLISPAMFKARADRGVAQVSESYLGMFKHPKRLREHFGPSDFKFHYLEHHQTHAASAFFVSPFETAAILTWDGTGEDTTTLFCKGKGNKIEVLKRIKLPHSLGQFYSAVTNYIGFDMFAGDEWKVMGLAAYGKPRHYDFFREKVLTTNGRGDFKFNIKVLDHHLAKHYQFPDAIIKELGPAREPGAELTEHHWDIACSAQKAVEETAIYLAKQLKEMTGEENLCMAGGVAFNSVMNGRIFHETPYKRFYVQPAAGDAGCSLGAALMVWHQKLGNPRGFEMNHAYWGPGFTNEECRAALDSAGLQYETLKDDELLPRLAKMISEGAIVGWFNGRMELGPRALGARSFLADPRREDMREILNHKVKLREWFRPLAPSMQEEHGREVFGVEHHDPFMITVIQVAEEYKARIPAVVHVDGTARPQMVSRKTNPRYWNLIDEFKKITGIPMLLNTSFNVQEPIVCTPNDAINTFKNANFDALVLENNIVLR
- a CDS encoding class I SAM-dependent methyltransferase, with translation MTIVSNDAEIVDGLLYCKDKHYFPIVRGIPRMLPSSLEDHWAEIKTKVGDEMSEELALYLDDKAGARTRKSYDTRTKVNFSNEWDSHEIGGKTWTMELKDRVQWYFLDSIRIDKDDLSGKLMLDAGCGNGSQSVAYSEFGLEVLALDLSTGLEKGYAFINVYANGKPENVHFVQADLQNPPLAPDLFDIIHSAGVLHHTPNTEKTFRALCPLLKKGGTFYVWLYKYEKLVTPIVDSMRIATTRIPAPIFAALAEIASLPFIAFCWTVNKLRIRQYETPNQHEAAIAVHDIFGAPYAHYHDFNEVADWYTSEGFDEIWECNDGRRGFGVCGRMSTTEST